A genomic segment from Peromyscus maniculatus bairdii isolate BWxNUB_F1_BW_parent chromosome 11, HU_Pman_BW_mat_3.1, whole genome shotgun sequence encodes:
- the Tmem81 gene encoding transmembrane protein 81 has protein sequence MKTGTTVFILGSLASILRLPLVLTSPKTLAIPERIQQAVGRVIVNATTCTVTCGLGYKEETVCEVGPDGVRRKCKSQRLECLTNWICGMLHFTIVHGEEFELSCLSADILEVGREAFRFTWKLARGIISTNDEVFKPFRANSHFLRFKPAYEYDSGTYRCDVQLLKNLKFVKRLYFGLRVLPPDLVNLNFLQSLTEDQKLVDEGWEVNLDNHSKPHLPKWQKKVASAVGIGIAAGVVGGVLVSIAIRIVLREIDGNSSLSSL, from the coding sequence ATGAAGACTGGGACCACTGTTTTTATCCTTGGGAGCCTGGCATCCATCCTCCGCCTGCCTTTGGTGTTGACGTCCCCTAAAACACTGGCCATCCCCGAGAGGATCCAGCAAGCTGTGGGGAGAGTCATTGTCAATGCCACAACGTGCACCGTTACATGTGGCCTTGGCTACAAGGAAGAGACCGTCTGTGAGGTGGGCCCTGATGGGGTGAGGAGGAAGTGCAAGTCCCAGCGTCTGGAGTGTCTGACCAACTGGATCTGTGGGATGCTCCATTTCACTATTGTCCATGGGGAGGAGTTTGAGCTGAGCTGTCTCAGCGCAGACATCCTGGAGGTGGGGCGGGAAGCTTTCCGCTTCACCTGGAAGCTTGCTCGGGGCATCATCTCGACTAACGATGAGGTTTTTAAACCCTTCCGAGCCAACTCTCACTTTCTGCGCTTTAAACCCGCCTATGAGTATGACTCTGGGACATACCGATGTGATGTGCAGCTGCTGAAGAACTTGAAGTTTGTCAAGAGGCTCTATTTTGGGCTGAGGGTCCTTCCTCCGGACTTGGTAAACCTGAATTTCCTTCAGTCCCTTACCGAGGACCAGAAGTTAGTAGATGAGGGCTGGGAGGTTAATCTAGACAACCATTCGAAGCCTCACCTCCCAAAGTGGCAAAAGAAGGTGGCATCAGCCGTGGGCATAGGGATCGCTGCTGGAGTGGTCGGTGGCGTGCTGGTGAGCATTGCTATCCGCATTGTGCTGAGGGAGATTGATGGTAACAGCAGCCTTAGCAGCTTATAA